A window from Malania oleifera isolate guangnan ecotype guangnan chromosome 7, ASM2987363v1, whole genome shotgun sequence encodes these proteins:
- the LOC131160931 gene encoding GDSL esterase/lipase At1g06990-like, which produces MKLATFFIITILLTFSITVLAHLPKFPAILVFGDSLVDTGNNNFIKTIFRANHFPYGQLFPGHIATGRFTDGKMVPDFLASSLGIKDTVPAFLDPNLCDNDVRTGANFASAGSGFDDLTTSLSGVIPVLKQADYLKDYVERLERVVGKSESDRILNSSLALIVAGSNDFGLNYYTMPVRRLQYNLSAFQDFLQDRLQIFIKNLYSIGLRKIVVAGLPPFGCWPNIKAIKLNPFHAGCSTIMNEVSGSYNDKLISRIPQLQASLPGSQIVYADIHGPLLDMGDHPQKYGFVVADRGCCGTGLTETGPLCSQITPTCTNSSQYMFWDCLHPTQAAYSILATSLLNNVLPSFS; this is translated from the exons atgaaactTGCAACCTTTTTTATCATCACGATACTGCTTACTTTCTCCATCACCGTCTTGGCACACCTCCCAAAGTTTCCAGCCATCCTTGTGTTTGGAGACTCGTTGGTAGACACGGGCAACAACAACTTTATCAAAACCATTTTTAGGGCAAATCACTTTCCCTATGGCCAACTCTTCCCAGGTCATATTGCTACAGGAAGATTCACTGATGGAAAAATGGTTCCTGATTTCTTGGCATCTTCGTTAGGGATCAAGGACACAGTCCCCGCCTTCCTCGACCCAAATCTCTGTGACAATGATGTTCGAACTGGTGCTAACTTTGCATCAGCGGGGTCAGGTTTTGATGACCTCACGACATCATTATCAGGCGTCATTCCAGTGTTGAAGCAGGCTGATTACTTGAAAGATTATGTGGAGAGGTTGGAGAGGGTTGTTGGGAAGTCCGAGTCTGATAGAATTTTGAACTCTTCCTTGGCTCTTATTGTTGCAGGGTCCAATGACTTTGGACTCAATTACTATACCATGCCCGTTAGGAGACTTCAATATAATCTTAGTGCCTTCCAAGATTTTCTTCAAGATAGGCTACAAATCTTCATAAAG AATCTATATAGCATTGGGCTGCGAAAAATAGTTGTAGCGGGACTTCCTCCATTTGGGTGCTGGCCAAATATAAAAGCTATAAAACTGAATCCATTCCATGCGGGTTGCTCAACAATTATGAATGAAGTTTCTGGATCTTACAACGACAAACTTATTAGCAGGATTCCTCAATTGCAAGCATCCCTTCCTGGCTCACAAATCGTATATGCAGATATACATGGGCCTTTATTGGACATGGGCGATCATCCCCAAAAATACG GTTTTGTGGTAGCGGACAGAGGATGCTGTGGCACAGGATTAACGGAGACAGGGCCGCTATGCAGCCAAATCACACCCACATGCACAAATTCTTCACAATACATGTTCTGGGATTGCCTCCACCCAACCCAAGCTGCCTACAGCATCCTTGCCACCTCCCTTCTTAATAATGTTTTACCTTCCTTCTCGTAG